A genomic window from Triticum urartu cultivar G1812 chromosome 7, Tu2.1, whole genome shotgun sequence includes:
- the LOC125522696 gene encoding endoglucanase 21-like, whose amino-acid sequence MATRIKMLTSLAICAALVLVLLPFTAADGGGGAKGAAPFDYKKALHSSLLYFEAQRSGHLPHNQRVKWRGHSGLADGLQQGVDLVGGYYDAGDNVKFGLPMAFTVTMLSWSAMEFADDIAAAGEWRHVLEAIKWGTDYFVKAHTEPYVLWAEVGDGDTDHYCWQRPEDMTTSRQAYKVDSDNPGSDLVGETAAALAAASMVFRRSNPHYAQVLLHHAEQLFEFGDKYRGKYDSSIGEAYSYYASVSGYGDEMLWAALWLHRATGKASYLDYAVDMADEFGGTTWAITEFSWDVKYAGLQILATKVLLEGKHPEHKATLEKYKAKAEHYLCACLNKNGDAGNVNRTAGGMLFVRQWNNMQYVTNAAFLLTVYSRYLTFAGHELPVLQCPDGPAHADELRALAREQTDYVLGANPAGVSYLVGYGQRFPRRMHHRGASIVSHRGDGRFIGCMQGYDNWFLRRGSNPNVVVGAIVGGPDHLDRFRDRRDNYMQTEACTYNTAPMVGIFAHLHGETAITEKS is encoded by the exons ATGGCGACAAGAATCAAGATGCTCACGTCTCTCGCCATCTGTGCCGCGCTTGTGCTCGTGCTCCTTCCGTTCACGGCGGCCGATGGCGGCGGTGGCGCCAAGGGCGCGGCGCCATTCGACTACAAGAAGGCGCTCCACAGCAGCCTCCTCTACTTCGAGGCGCAGCGATCGGGCCACCTGCCGCACAACCAGCGCGTCAAGTGGCGCGGCCACTCGGGCCTCGCCGACGGCCTGCAGCAGGGCGTAGACCTCGTGGGCGGGTACTACGACGCCGGCGACAACGTCAAGTTCGGCCTGCCGATGGCGTTCACGGTCACCATGCTGTCGTGGAGCGCCATGGAGTTCGCGGACGACATCGCGGCCGCCGGCGAGTGGCGGCACGTGCTGGAGGCCATCAAGTGGGGCACCGACTACTTCGTCAAGGCGCACACCGAGCCGTACGTGCTCTGGGCGGAGGTCGGTGACGGCGACACCGACCACTACTGCTGGCAGCGGCCCGAGGACATGACCACGTCGCGGCAGGCCTACAAGGTCGACAGCGACAACCCCGGATCCGACCTCGTCGGGGAGACCGCCGCCGCGCTGGCCGCTGCCTCCATGGTGTTCCGCCGCTCCAACCCCCACTACGCACAAGTTCTCCTCCACCACGCCGAGCAG TTGTTCGAGTTCGGGGACAAGTACAGGGGAAAGTACGACAGTAGCATCGGCGAGGCGTATAGCTACTACGCGTCGGTGAGCGGGTACGGCGACGAGATGCTTTGGGCGGCGCTGTGGCTGCACCGGGCGACGGGGAAGGCGAGCTACCTGGACTACGCCGTGGACATGGCCGACGAGTTCGGCGGCACCACCTGGGCTATCACGGAGTTCAGCTGGGACGTCAAGTATGCCGGCCTCCAGATCCTCGCCACCAAG GTGCTGCTGGAAGGGAAGCACCCGGAGCACAAGGCGACGCTGGAGAAGTACAAGGCCAAGGCGGAGCACTACCTCTGCGCCTGCCTCAACAAGAACGGCGACGCCGGCAACGTCAACCGCACGGCCGGCGGCATGCTCTTCGTCCGGCAGTGGAACAACATGCAGTACGTCACCAACGCCGCATTCCTCCTCACCGTCTACTCCCGCTACCTCACTTTCGCCGGCCACGAGCTGCCGGTGCTGCAGTGCCCCGACGGGCCGGCGCACGCCGATGAGCTGCGGGCCCTGGCACGGGAGCAGACCGACTACGTCCTCGGCGCGAACCCTGCCGGCGTGAGCTACTTGGTCGGGTACGGCCAGCGGTTCCCGCGGCGGATGCACCACCGTGGCGCATCCATCGTGTCCCACCGTGGCGACGGCAGGTTCATCGGGTGCATGCAGGGGTACGACAACTGGTTCCTCCGGAGGGGATCAAACCCGAACGTTGTCGTCGGCGCCATCGTCGGCGGGCCGGACCACCTCGACCGGTTCAGGGACAGGCGTGACAACTACATGCAAACGGAGGCATGCACGTACAACACCGCGCCCATGGTTGGCATCTTCGCACACTTGCACGGTGAAACAGCCATCACGGAGAAAAGTTGA